In Streptomyces sp. 71268, the DNA window ACCCACCTGGGGAGACAGCTCCCCAGGTGCGTGCGGGTTTCGTCGTCAGCAAAGCGGTCGGCAACGCCGTCACCCGAAACCTGGTGAAGCGGCGGTTGCGCCACCTGGTGCGCGACCGACTCGACCGCTTCCCCCCCGGTAGCCTGGTAGTCGTACGGGCGCTGCCCGGCGCGGGCGAGGCAGGCCACGAGCAACTGGCCCGCGATCTCGACACCGCGCTACGGCGGCTGCTGGGCGGGGCCTCCCCGGAGACTCCCTCGGTGAACCTCGGGGGTCAGACCAAGGGGAGGGTGCCGCGATGAAGTACCCGCTGCTGTGGTTGATCAAGCTCTACCAGTGGACCATCAGCCCCATGCTGGGGCCGGTCTGCAAGTACTACCCGTCGTGCTCGCACTATGGCTACACGGCCATCAACGTGCACGGTGCGGTGAAGGGCACGGCGCTGACGGCCTGGCGCATTCTGCGCTGCAATCCGTGGTCGCACGGAGGTGTCGACCACGTACCCGCCCGGAAGCGTCCGGTGTGGCACCAGTGGCTGCGGAGTCGTCTGCGTGGGCACTCCACCGCCAAGCCCGCCGCGCAGCCTGAGTCTCAGCCCAACGCCCAAGGAGCCTGATTCGTGGACACGATCCTCGGTCCTCTCTATGACGTAGTTTCCTGGATCATCGTCCAGTTCCACTCGCTGTACAGCCTCGTCTTCGACAAGAACAGCGGCTGGGCTTGGGGCCTGTCGATCGTCTCGCTGGTGGTGCTCATCCGCATCTGCCTGATCCCGCTCTTCGTGAAGCAGATCAAGGCCACGCGGAACATGCAGGCGCTCCAGCCCCGGATGAAGGCGATCCAGGAGCGCTACAAGAGCGACAAGCAGCGTCAGTCCGAAGAGATGATGAAGCTCTACAAGGAGACGGGCACCAACCCGCTCTCCAGCTGCCTGCCGATCCTCGCGCAGTCGCCGTTCTTCATCGCGCTCTACCAGGTGCTCAACAAGATCGCGAACAACCACCCGGTCGGCTTCATCAACCAGGACCTGGTGGACAGCGCCCGTGAGGCGCACATCTTCGGTGCTCCGCTGTCCGTGAAGTTCATGAGCAGCGCGTCCAAGGTCGAGGGGCTCGGCGCCTCGCTCACCGACGTCCGCGTCGTCACGGTCACGATGATCATCCTGATGTCGGCGTCGCAGTTCTTCACCCAGCGTCAGCTCATGACGAAGAACGTCGACCTGACCGTGAAGACGCCGTTCATGCAGCAGCAGAAGATGTTGATGTACATCTTCCCGATCATGTTCGCCGTCTTCGGCATCAACTTCCCGGTCGGTGTGCTCGTCTACTGGCTGACCACCAACGTGTGGACCATGGGGCAGCAGATGTTCATCATCCGCCGCAACCCCACCCCCGGCAGCGTCGCCTACGCCCACCGCCAGGAGCGGCTGCGGGCCAAGGGCAAGCTCAAGGAGGACCCGGAGGTCGTCGAGGCGCGACAGGCCGTCGAGACCGCCCGGGCCAACCGGCAGCAGCCCAAGAAGCAGACCAAGGCCCAGCGCCAGTCCGCCGCGGCGCAGGCCGGTGGCGCGAAGGCGCCGGGAGCCAAGCCCAAGCCGGACGCGACGCCCTCGGCGGGCGGGGCGAAGAGCGGACGCGGGCAGGGCCGGGCCAGGGCCACGGCGCAGACCGGTGGCGCGAAGGGCGCCGGGACGTCCGGAGCGGGCGCCGAGAAGACCTCGCTGGAGAAGGGGAAGAAGGGGGCGCAGTCCGGCAAGTCGAGCGGCAGCTCCGCCTCCGGATCCTCGCGTAACGCCAAGTCCGGGCAGCGCAAGGGCCAGCGCGGCCCGAAGCACCCATCCAAGAAGTAAGAAGGAGTCCATCCGTGACGGAAGGCACCACCCCGGCCGAGGGTGTCGACACTCTGACTCGCCTGGAGCAGGAGGGCGAGATCGCGGCTGACTACCTTGAGGGTCTGCTGGACATCGCGGACCTCGACGGCGACATCGACATGGATGTCGAGGCGGACCGCGCCGCGGTGTCGATCATCAGCGAATCGACCAGCCGCGACCTGCAGAAGCTGGTCGGCCGCGACGGCGAGGTGCTGGAGGCCCTGCAGGAGCTGACCCGGCTCGCGGTGCACCGGGAGACCGGCGACCGCAGCAGGCTGATGCTGGACATCGCGGGGTTCCGGGCGCGCAAGCGCACCGAGCTGTCGGAGCTGGGCGCCAAGGCCGCGGAAGAGGCCAAGGGCAGCGGACAGCCCGTGAAGCTGGACCCCATGACGCCTTTCGAGCGCAAGGTGGTGCACGACGCGGTGGCGGCGGCGGGCCTGCGGAGCGAGTCTGAGGGCGAGGAGCCCGAGCGCCGGGTGGTCGTGCTTCCCGCGTGATCCGGTGACTCCCTTCCCGGCCGAGGGCCCGGGAGGAACAACCCGTACGTCCGGCCCCGTCTGTGCGCAGACGGGGCCGGTGCTTGTCAGCAAGGGCAACGGCATGTCGAGAGGAAGGACGGTCCTCGTGGCGGAGGCAGCGGAGGAACTTCCCCCAGCGCCGGAGGCGGCGCGGGAGGTGTTCGGCGACCGCTTTCCGGAGGTCGTGCGGTACGCCGAGCTGTTGGCCGACGTGGGCGTCACGCGCGGCCTGATCGGGCCCCGTGAGGTGCCGCGGCTGTGGGAGCGACACCTGCTGAACTGCGCGGTGCTCTCGGAGGCGGTGGCCGAGGGCGTCACGGTGTGCGACGTGGGCTCGGGGGCCGGGCTGCCGGGCATCCCCCTCGCGCTCACCCGACCGGATCTGCAGATCACCCTGCTGGAGCCGCTGCTGCGACGGACCAACTTCCTGCAGGAGGTCGTGGAGCTCCTCGGCCTCGACCACGTCACGGTGGTCCGCGGGCGGGCCGAGGAGGTGCTGGGCAAGCTCCAGCCGGTGCACGTGGTGACCGCCCGCGCCGTGGCTCCCCTGGACCGGCTGGCCGGCTGGGGCGTGCCGCTGCTGCGGCCGTACGGCGAGATGCTGGCGCTGAAGGGTGACACCGCTGAGGAGGAGCTCAGGAGCGCCCGGGCCGCGCTGAGCAAGCTCGGCGTGGTGGAGACCTCGGTGTTGCAGGTGGGGGAGGGCATCGTCGATCCGCCGTCCACCGTGGTGCGGGTCGAGGTGGGCGAGAGCCCGGGCGGGGTGCGGTTCGCCGCGAAGCGGGCCAAGGCGGCTCGCAAGGGGCCTCGCCGCCGTCGGTGAGCGGGGGCGGGGCCGGTCGGCTCACCGGCATGTTCCCGTGACAGAGAGGTGCCGAGTGGAGCGGGGTGCGCACTTCGGGCAATGCTCCATACAAGCTGCCAAGAGTACGCAGACCGGAGTGTCGGACCGTTGTGATCGGCACGCCCATGCATCGTGTTTCACGTGAAACGTCGTTCCCTGCTGCATGGAATCATCAGTCGCGGTCGTGCGGCTGCCGCGCCGCGCGACCCTCAACCCCGCACCAGAGCCGATTCATCCACAGGAGAACGGGCCTCGCTGGTTCCCAACCCCGAAAGCATGGCAGGCTCTGTTCATTGCGAGCCTGATGTCGAGGAGGGTGAATCCTTGCGGTCCGACGCCAACATCGCGGGACCGATGACCGAACCGGTCCCCGGTCCCCGTACCGCTGAGCCCTCCCCGGGCGCGCCCGTGGGGCCCTCAGCTCCCGGGGAGGATGTTTCACGTGAAACGCCGCCCCCGATGGATGCCTCGTCCGCGTACGAGGGAGAAGCCTCCGCCGCCCCTGTCGGCCGCGCGGCGCAGCTCGCCGTAGCGGCGCTGGGGCGCGCGGGCGAGGGGCTCCCCCGCCCGGAGCAGACCCGGGTGATGGTGGTCGCCAACCAGAAGGGCGGCGTCGGCAAGACCACGACGACCGTGAACCTGGCGGCCTCCCTCGCGCTGCACGGCGCCCGTGTGCTGGTCGTGGACCTGGACCCGCAGGGCAACGCCTCCACGGCCCTCGGTATCGACCACCACGCCGAGGTTCCCTCCATCTACGACGTGCTGGTCGACAGCAAGCCGCTGTCCGACGTCGTGCAGCCCGTCCCCGATGTGGAGGGGCTGTTCTGCGCCCCGGCGACCATCGACCTGGCCGGCGCGGAGATCGAGCTCGTCTCGCTGGTGGCCCGGGAGAGTCGGCTGGAGCGTGCCATCCAGGCGTACGACCAGCCGCTGGACTACATCCTCATCGACTGCCCGCCCTCGCTCGGCCTGCTGACGGTCAACGCCCTGGTGGCGGGCGCCGAGGTGCTGATCCCGATCCAGTGCGAGTACTACGCGCTGGAGGGTCTGGGCCAGCTCCTGCGCAACGTCGAGCTGGTGCGCGGGCACCTGAACCCCAAGCTCCACGTCTCGACGATCCTGCTGACCATGTACGACGGCCGGACGCGACTGGCCTCTCAGGTGGCCGACGAGGTCCGTAGCCACTTCGGCAACGAGGTGCTGCGCACGAGCATCCCGCGCTCCGTGCGGATCTCCGAGGCCCCGAGCTACGGGCAGACGGTTCTCACCTACGATCCTGGTTCGAGCGGTGCGCTCTCCTACCTGGAGGCGGCCCGGGAGATCGCGCTGCGCGGGGCTGGTGTCTACTACGACGGGCAGCATGCGCACGCGACGCCGCGTGCGAACCCACAGCTTGACCAGCACACCATGTCGGAGGGGATGCAGTGACTGAGCGACGGAGAGGGTTGGGCCGCGGACTCGGTGCGCTGATTCCCGCCGCCCCCAAGGGAGCGGACGGCCCGCCGCTGCCCGCGGTGGGCGCCGGCGCGGCCTCACCGACGGCGGTTCCGGTGTTGTCGCCGGAGCGGGGCGTGGCAGCGGCCAAGGTGACGACGTTGCCGGCCGGTGGCCAGCCCGAGGACGAGAGCGCCCCCGCGCACGGCGTTTCACGTGAAACCGAGGACGCGCCCGCCGCGGAGCCCACGTCCCTGCAGGCCGTGGACGACGGCCTGGGCGCGCACTTCGCTGAGTTGCCGCTGGACTCCATCACCGCCAACTCCCGGCAGCCGCGCACCGAGTTCGACGAGGACGCCCTCGCCGAGCTGGTCACCTCGATCCAGGAGGTCGGTCTCCTCCAGCCGATCG includes these proteins:
- the rnpA gene encoding ribonuclease P protein component; the encoded protein is MLPTEHRLRRREDFATAVRRGRRAGRPLLVVHLRSGTSDPHPPGETAPQVRAGFVVSKAVGNAVTRNLVKRRLRHLVRDRLDRFPPGSLVVVRALPGAGEAGHEQLARDLDTALRRLLGGASPETPSVNLGGQTKGRVPR
- the yidD gene encoding membrane protein insertion efficiency factor YidD, which translates into the protein MKYPLLWLIKLYQWTISPMLGPVCKYYPSCSHYGYTAINVHGAVKGTALTAWRILRCNPWSHGGVDHVPARKRPVWHQWLRSRLRGHSTAKPAAQPESQPNAQGA
- the yidC gene encoding membrane protein insertase YidC, whose protein sequence is MDTILGPLYDVVSWIIVQFHSLYSLVFDKNSGWAWGLSIVSLVVLIRICLIPLFVKQIKATRNMQALQPRMKAIQERYKSDKQRQSEEMMKLYKETGTNPLSSCLPILAQSPFFIALYQVLNKIANNHPVGFINQDLVDSAREAHIFGAPLSVKFMSSASKVEGLGASLTDVRVVTVTMIILMSASQFFTQRQLMTKNVDLTVKTPFMQQQKMLMYIFPIMFAVFGINFPVGVLVYWLTTNVWTMGQQMFIIRRNPTPGSVAYAHRQERLRAKGKLKEDPEVVEARQAVETARANRQQPKKQTKAQRQSAAAQAGGAKAPGAKPKPDATPSAGGAKSGRGQGRARATAQTGGAKGAGTSGAGAEKTSLEKGKKGAQSGKSSGSSASGSSRNAKSGQRKGQRGPKHPSKK
- a CDS encoding R3H domain-containing nucleic acid-binding protein → MTEGTTPAEGVDTLTRLEQEGEIAADYLEGLLDIADLDGDIDMDVEADRAAVSIISESTSRDLQKLVGRDGEVLEALQELTRLAVHRETGDRSRLMLDIAGFRARKRTELSELGAKAAEEAKGSGQPVKLDPMTPFERKVVHDAVAAAGLRSESEGEEPERRVVVLPA
- the rsmG gene encoding 16S rRNA (guanine(527)-N(7))-methyltransferase RsmG — its product is MSRGRTVLVAEAAEELPPAPEAAREVFGDRFPEVVRYAELLADVGVTRGLIGPREVPRLWERHLLNCAVLSEAVAEGVTVCDVGSGAGLPGIPLALTRPDLQITLLEPLLRRTNFLQEVVELLGLDHVTVVRGRAEEVLGKLQPVHVVTARAVAPLDRLAGWGVPLLRPYGEMLALKGDTAEEELRSARAALSKLGVVETSVLQVGEGIVDPPSTVVRVEVGESPGGVRFAAKRAKAARKGPRRRR
- a CDS encoding ParA family protein produces the protein MAGSVHCEPDVEEGESLRSDANIAGPMTEPVPGPRTAEPSPGAPVGPSAPGEDVSRETPPPMDASSAYEGEASAAPVGRAAQLAVAALGRAGEGLPRPEQTRVMVVANQKGGVGKTTTTVNLAASLALHGARVLVVDLDPQGNASTALGIDHHAEVPSIYDVLVDSKPLSDVVQPVPDVEGLFCAPATIDLAGAEIELVSLVARESRLERAIQAYDQPLDYILIDCPPSLGLLTVNALVAGAEVLIPIQCEYYALEGLGQLLRNVELVRGHLNPKLHVSTILLTMYDGRTRLASQVADEVRSHFGNEVLRTSIPRSVRISEAPSYGQTVLTYDPGSSGALSYLEAAREIALRGAGVYYDGQHAHATPRANPQLDQHTMSEGMQ